A stretch of the Thiocystis violascens DSM 198 genome encodes the following:
- the murI gene encoding glutamate racemase has product MSRHQPIGVFDSGVGGLSVLREIRRELPHEDLFYVADCGHAPYGDKPLAAIESRAAAVTEFLLAQGVKTVVVACNTATGAAARLLRSRYPVPIVAMEPAVKPAVARTRSGVVGVLATRQTLASQTFALLLERLDRNALILPQPCPGLVERIESGDLDGAPTRALLAGFLAPLLARGADTLVLGCTHYPHLTPLIEELAGPNVAVLDSGAAVARQVRRRLAESGLLAPSDSVGRERFWTSGDPAATQGLIARLWRPDAVLERLSADAGLERRAPGSESAHSPHSDQDDRLSSSDLSKRGRVSWVDHW; this is encoded by the coding sequence ATGTCCCGCCATCAACCCATCGGCGTTTTCGATTCCGGCGTCGGGGGGCTCTCGGTGCTGCGCGAGATCCGCCGCGAGTTGCCCCATGAGGATCTGTTTTACGTGGCGGATTGCGGCCATGCGCCCTATGGCGACAAACCGCTGGCGGCCATCGAGTCGCGCGCGGCGGCCGTCACCGAATTCCTGCTCGCCCAAGGCGTCAAAACGGTTGTGGTGGCCTGCAACACCGCGACCGGAGCCGCGGCCCGCCTGCTGCGCAGCCGCTATCCGGTGCCGATCGTGGCCATGGAACCGGCGGTCAAGCCGGCGGTGGCGCGGACACGATCCGGCGTGGTGGGCGTGCTCGCCACCCGTCAGACGCTCGCCAGCCAAACCTTCGCGCTTCTGCTAGAGCGGCTTGACCGGAATGCCCTCATCCTGCCGCAACCCTGTCCCGGTCTGGTCGAACGGATCGAATCCGGCGACCTGGACGGCGCGCCAACCCGCGCGCTCCTGGCGGGGTTTCTCGCGCCCCTGCTGGCGCGCGGCGCCGATACCCTGGTGTTGGGTTGCACCCACTATCCGCATTTGACCCCCTTGATCGAGGAACTGGCCGGTCCGAACGTGGCGGTGCTGGACTCGGGGGCGGCGGTTGCCCGTCAGGTTCGACGGCGTCTGGCCGAGTCCGGGTTGCTGGCGCCGTCGGACAGCGTTGGCCGCGAACGTTTCTGGACCAGCGGCGATCCGGCCGCGACCCAGGGGTTGATCGCCCGGCTGTGGCGCCCGGATGCGGTGCTGGAACGCCTCAGCGCGGACGCCGGTCTTGAACGACGCGCGCCCGGTTCTGAATCCGCGCACTCTCCGCACTCCGACCAGGATGATCGGTTATCCTCCTCCGATCTCTCCAAACGAGGCCGTGTGTCATGGGTGGATCACTGGTAG
- a CDS encoding PEP-CTERM sorting domain-containing protein (PEP-CTERM proteins occur, often in large numbers, in the proteomes of bacteria that also encode an exosortase, a predicted intramembrane cysteine proteinase. The presence of a PEP-CTERM domain at a protein's C-terminus predicts cleavage within the sorting domain, followed by covalent anchoring to some some component of the (usually Gram-negative) cell surface. Many PEP-CTERM proteins exhibit an unusual sequence composition that includes large numbers of potential glycosylation sites. Expression of one such protein has been shown restore the ability of a bacterium to form floc, a type of biofilm.), with the protein MKNQALFGLCLLGIAMVNPAHAVLLSDVTVDIDTYVEASSAMIDYDSSSEQIGSLFAPIDSMNNVSRGIGSEIWLFARVDISGHAILDSSPDISVYDVNFDQMLGGNLLDTAFDASDSFALLFQTTGGSAASEFGGYFVATFTSSLRNTYASPSDIVFPEMGSLRINAAALNNVSEPATLSLLAIALLGGPLIRRRKRSL; encoded by the coding sequence ATGAAGAACCAAGCCTTGTTTGGTTTATGTCTGCTCGGTATTGCCATGGTTAACCCGGCGCATGCCGTTTTGCTTTCCGACGTTACCGTCGATATCGATACCTATGTGGAAGCCTCTTCCGCAATGATCGATTACGATTCATCTTCCGAGCAAATTGGAAGCCTTTTCGCACCCATTGACAGTATGAACAATGTCTCTCGAGGGATTGGGAGCGAGATTTGGTTGTTCGCACGCGTCGACATTTCTGGACATGCAATCCTTGACTCGTCTCCAGACATCTCTGTCTATGATGTTAACTTTGACCAGATGCTCGGCGGCAATCTGCTCGATACGGCGTTCGATGCCAGTGATTCATTTGCGCTGTTGTTCCAAACGACCGGCGGATCGGCCGCCTCTGAATTCGGCGGGTATTTTGTCGCGACATTTACGAGCAGCTTGAGAAATACCTACGCATCTCCGTCAGATATCGTCTTTCCTGAAATGGGATCGCTCCGCATCAACGCCGCGGCCCTCAACAACGTCTCCGAGCCGGCGACCCTGTCCCTACTTGCGATTGCCTTGCTTGGCGGTCCCCTGATCCGGCGACGCAAGCGGAGTCTCTGA
- a CDS encoding ExeM/NucH family extracellular endonuclease, translating to MARVFINEFHYDNLSTDAGEFIEIAGPAGTDLTGWSIVLYNGNGGAFYDTEGLSGTIPDQGNGFGTVIVNYPVDGIQNGAPDGIALVDHNGAVVQFLSYEGTFTAVGGAADGLLSTNVGVVEPNTTPVGNSLQLTGTGSLYEDFTWSGPTANTSGDVNVGQTFVAPADNSVDLSTYVRIGRYDLPEPTRTAAPNGSQLALEVSAVTYNPTTDTLFVVGDEGTSIIQVTKTGQLIDSMTLESGAFEDTEGLTYLGAGKFALVEERLRQVNLFTYTPDTTLTRADVQTVKLGTTIGNIGLEGMSYDPLTDGYVLVKETGPQGIFQTGIDFTAGTATNGSASTENATNLFDPALAGLTDFADVYALSNLQPTDANLLLLGQEDGRIVNIDRGTGTISNSLQIAADPENPLAVSGQGFEGLTMDSDGLLYVTSEQGGGDGDHPQLWVYAPASYTYENAAPVAVSLSNALSSLAENSDTTAAVKVGDIIVSDDALGTNTLSLTGTDAAAFEIVGTELFLKAGTTLDFGIKPSLQVTVNVDDASLGGISDAAAAFTLPITDTSDNASSLMISEVAPWSSGNSSLGADWFEVTNTGTSAVDISGWRFDDDSSVAANGSDLGGVTSIGSGQSVVFVDGDANTVTAFVNTWFGGILPSGVTIGTYDGPGLGTGGDAVNLFDATGTLVTGVSFGASPSASPFATFDNATGQPTVSTLSEAGVNGAFSVIDQAAILIGSPGAISGAPVSATLVAITATDAAAAEEVQNPGAFAVLRTGDTTAPLEVTYSIGGDAEAADYTPSLPTTVTIPAGASEAIIVVTPVDDDLAETNESLTLTLVDSAAYDVVANAASATVTIADNDTAAADFNLQISEMWPGNAEGSDLTADWFEITNTGTEAWVSGVAPNLYYDDGSQDPTTADLINGISQIAPGNSVIVVVGNAADAQTFATVWGSVIDLAGIDIGYTDGAGLGAGGDGVSLFVGLPAPTDTPADFEEYPNTTGSEGRSYDVDLAAFSVAGQNGAVATAPNDANESAVGSPGIADNEGGDGNLGVFTLELLHAADQEAGAAAVQDAPNFSAVLNALRAQDLGNDGEPDNTLTLSSGDAFIPGLFYGASKAVFGSAGIADIQIQNELGFQAIAFGNHEFDFGTSTLAKLIDGSAPGGFSKLSGSALEGLDFAGTAFPYLSTNLDFSADANLAPLEVAGGQAPQANAVTSSTVIDVNGENVGVVGATTPALGTISSPGDVTSSPEWVNTTPTDAELDALAAGIQLEVDALLAANPGMNKVILLAHMQKLDVELALAERLTDVDIIVAGGSNTRLFDDNDAIRPGDSDQGQYPQFVTNAGGTTTAVVNTDGSYKYVGRLVIDFDADGHIIADSYDETVSGAYATDDTGVAALDAEGLIDPEIQAIADAIQAQIIATESNVFGVSDVFLNGNRTGTDTADDPDGVRSQETNLGDLTADANLAAAQSVDPTVVISIKNGGGIRASIGQTVVPPGGGDYARIPNEEIVDGDGNVVKPAGGISQNDIQTSLAFNNGLTLLTLTKAELVAILEHGVGDIGGGRFPQVSGVKFSYDPDLVVGDRIVSAGIFDENDSLIAELVRDGEIVGDATETFRIVTLNFLAGGGDGYPFPTGPEANRVDLTDLDDNDEPDRNFTGDATFVDNGSEQDALAEYLLDRFNTPESVFDQEDTGRDLDERIQNLDFRDDTVLPEIKVFISEFHYDNDGTDEGEFVEVTADAGADLTGYSIVLYNGNGGASYATYALSGSVTDQASGQGTMVVSTSGLQNGSPDGMALVDADGNVVEFLSYEGMFTANGGPAAGMTSTDVGVLELSDTPVGQSLQLINGVWTDPAAASKGQVNTATGSDFDLQITEIWPGQDGADVTADWFEITNVGAAAWVSADDPDLYYDDDSADPTVADPIRGISAIAPGESAIVVIGDSVDVATFIDVWGDVISLDGVAVGYTDGAGLGNGGDAVTLFVGGPTVETIADSEAYADSDVFDGQSFDVTANAYSVAGENGSVATLELGGGDGDVPAVGSPGNGAPIIPVELTRIGSVQGSGTASPFAGQTLTVEAIVVGDFQNGDVDAGRNLGGFYLQEEDPDADGNPLTSEGLFVFEGNTFLTDVSVGDRVQVTGIVTEYFGETQLQASGVTLIGSGNPLPTAAAIDLPSAAVSTAQGGDFQPDLEAYEGMLVSFSETLTITEMFQLDRFNEIKLSAEGRLEQFTQSNAPDAAGYQQHLQDIGARTIVYDDGLNVQNALIGNLDGFGPTFDTATDIRIGDTLANLTGVLDYKWAGNSASGSTWRVRATQDDENTFDEGNARPADHEPVGGSLKAVSLNVLNYFATINEGGNQTANALAPRGANSSDEFARQTEKLVTAILTMDADIYGLVELENDFLAGSTGNAIDYLVGELNAIVGDGVYDWVDPGTQFVGSDAIAVGFIYNTERVQPVGAAAILDDPSFLDPMDSGMPRNRASLAQTFEDTASGETFTAVVNHLKSKGDSGLTGDPQTNPDLDQGDGQGYWNATRTEAAEALADWLATDPTDSGDRDFLLLGDFNAYAMEDPIVVLRDRGFTDLAQHFVGPDAYSYVFDGQIGTLDYAFASETLFSQVTDATEWHINADEADALDYNLDFGRDFDIFDGTLPYRTSDHDPVIVGLDLSSQTPVITISGTSARDKLVGTDAAELFDGNGGSDVILTGGGHDIVDLSNYYQNGLREAILLADFDPTQDQLDGISSGNITRALSFGDRTLAYLDNGDMLQFIGVSDFADVEFTSNGVPG from the coding sequence GTGGCTAGAGTCTTTATCAACGAGTTTCATTATGACAACTTAAGCACCGATGCAGGAGAATTTATCGAAATTGCTGGTCCTGCCGGAACGGATCTGACGGGTTGGTCCATTGTTCTTTACAATGGGAATGGTGGAGCGTTCTACGATACCGAAGGCCTATCTGGAACCATTCCCGACCAAGGCAATGGCTTTGGCACGGTGATTGTCAATTACCCCGTTGATGGAATTCAGAACGGGGCTCCCGATGGCATTGCCTTGGTGGATCACAACGGTGCCGTGGTGCAGTTCCTCAGTTACGAAGGAACCTTCACCGCCGTTGGCGGGGCTGCTGACGGTCTTCTCAGCACGAATGTCGGGGTTGTTGAGCCCAATACCACGCCAGTCGGAAATTCCTTGCAACTGACGGGGACGGGCTCCCTTTACGAGGATTTCACCTGGAGCGGGCCGACTGCCAATACAAGCGGTGATGTCAACGTGGGGCAAACGTTTGTCGCTCCCGCGGATAATTCGGTGGACTTGTCAACCTACGTTCGCATTGGCCGCTACGATCTGCCCGAGCCGACCCGCACCGCCGCGCCGAATGGCAGTCAACTGGCGCTGGAAGTCTCGGCGGTGACCTACAACCCCACCACGGACACGCTCTTCGTCGTCGGCGACGAGGGAACCTCGATCATTCAGGTCACCAAGACCGGGCAATTGATCGACTCGATGACCCTGGAATCCGGCGCCTTTGAGGATACCGAAGGGTTGACCTACTTGGGCGCGGGGAAGTTTGCGCTGGTGGAGGAACGTCTCCGCCAGGTCAACCTCTTCACCTACACCCCAGACACCACATTGACCCGCGCCGATGTCCAAACCGTCAAACTGGGTACCACGATCGGCAACATTGGCCTGGAGGGGATGTCCTACGATCCCCTGACGGATGGGTATGTGCTGGTCAAGGAAACCGGGCCGCAGGGGATCTTCCAGACGGGCATCGATTTTACCGCGGGCACGGCAACCAACGGTTCCGCCAGTACGGAGAATGCCACCAATCTCTTCGATCCGGCGCTCGCAGGCCTCACGGATTTTGCGGACGTTTACGCCCTCTCCAATCTTCAGCCTACGGACGCCAATCTGCTGCTGCTGGGCCAGGAAGATGGCCGGATCGTCAATATCGATCGCGGCACGGGCACGATTTCCAATTCTCTGCAAATCGCCGCCGACCCCGAGAATCCGTTAGCGGTTTCCGGTCAGGGCTTTGAAGGTCTGACCATGGACAGCGACGGCCTGCTCTATGTCACCAGCGAGCAGGGCGGCGGCGATGGCGATCATCCGCAGCTCTGGGTTTACGCACCAGCTTCATACACCTATGAGAATGCCGCTCCGGTTGCCGTCAGCCTGAGCAACGCGCTCAGCAGTTTGGCTGAAAATAGCGATACCACTGCCGCCGTCAAGGTTGGCGATATCATCGTCAGCGATGATGCTTTGGGCACCAATACACTCAGTCTGACGGGGACCGATGCCGCCGCCTTCGAAATCGTGGGCACTGAATTGTTCCTCAAAGCCGGGACGACCCTCGACTTCGGGATCAAGCCCAGCCTTCAAGTCACCGTCAACGTCGATGACGCGAGCCTGGGGGGCATCTCGGATGCCGCTGCCGCCTTTACCTTGCCGATCACGGATACCTCGGACAACGCCTCTTCCCTGATGATCTCCGAGGTGGCGCCCTGGTCCAGCGGCAACAGTTCCCTGGGTGCGGACTGGTTCGAGGTGACCAATACGGGGACCAGTGCCGTCGATATCAGCGGCTGGCGCTTCGACGATGATTCCAGCGTCGCGGCCAACGGGTCGGATCTCGGTGGCGTGACCAGCATTGGGTCGGGGCAATCGGTCGTTTTCGTGGATGGTGACGCAAATACGGTCACGGCCTTTGTGAATACCTGGTTTGGGGGCATCCTGCCCAGCGGCGTGACCATCGGCACCTACGATGGGCCGGGGCTGGGCACTGGCGGCGACGCGGTGAACCTGTTTGACGCGACGGGCACGTTGGTCACGGGCGTTTCCTTTGGCGCCTCTCCATCGGCCTCGCCCTTTGCGACCTTCGACAACGCGACGGGCCAGCCGACGGTCTCGACCCTGAGCGAGGCCGGCGTCAACGGGGCCTTTAGCGTGATTGATCAGGCCGCGATCCTGATCGGTTCTCCAGGGGCCATTTCCGGCGCGCCGGTTTCCGCGACGCTGGTCGCGATCACCGCCACCGATGCTGCCGCCGCCGAAGAAGTCCAAAATCCTGGAGCCTTCGCGGTGCTGCGCACGGGGGACACCACGGCCCCGCTGGAAGTGACCTACAGCATCGGCGGCGATGCGGAAGCGGCCGACTATACCCCCAGCCTGCCGACCACGGTCACGATTCCCGCCGGTGCATCCGAGGCTATCATCGTCGTGACTCCGGTGGACGATGACCTCGCCGAGACGAACGAATCCCTCACCCTGACCCTGGTGGACAGCGCGGCTTACGATGTCGTAGCCAATGCCGCCAGCGCCACGGTGACGATCGCCGACAACGATACGGCGGCGGCCGACTTCAACCTGCAAATTTCCGAAATGTGGCCCGGTAACGCCGAGGGTTCCGACCTGACCGCGGATTGGTTTGAAATCACCAACACCGGCACCGAAGCCTGGGTCTCTGGCGTCGCCCCTAATCTGTACTACGACGATGGTTCCCAAGATCCGACCACGGCTGACTTGATCAACGGTATCAGTCAAATTGCTCCTGGAAACTCCGTCATCGTGGTCGTCGGCAATGCCGCCGATGCCCAAACCTTTGCCACGGTGTGGGGTTCGGTCATTGACCTGGCCGGCATCGACATCGGCTACACCGATGGGGCTGGCCTAGGTGCTGGTGGCGATGGCGTCAGCCTGTTCGTGGGCCTGCCCGCACCAACCGACACCCCCGCTGACTTTGAGGAATATCCCAACACCACTGGCTCGGAGGGTCGGTCCTATGACGTGGATCTGGCAGCCTTCAGCGTGGCCGGCCAGAACGGTGCCGTCGCGACCGCGCCGAACGATGCCAACGAGTCCGCCGTCGGTTCCCCCGGCATTGCTGATAATGAGGGTGGCGACGGTAACCTTGGGGTATTCACCCTGGAATTGCTCCATGCGGCTGACCAGGAAGCAGGCGCGGCTGCCGTTCAGGATGCCCCCAACTTCTCGGCTGTTCTGAATGCTCTGCGGGCTCAGGACTTGGGTAACGATGGCGAGCCTGACAATACACTGACACTCTCCTCCGGCGATGCCTTTATCCCGGGCCTGTTCTACGGTGCCTCTAAAGCCGTGTTTGGCTCTGCCGGTATCGCGGACATCCAGATCCAAAACGAGCTTGGTTTCCAGGCGATCGCCTTCGGTAACCATGAGTTCGACTTTGGGACTTCTACACTGGCTAAATTGATTGACGGTTCCGCCCCTGGCGGTTTCTCCAAGCTGAGTGGTTCGGCACTCGAAGGGTTGGATTTTGCGGGTACTGCCTTCCCCTATCTATCTACGAACCTCGACTTTTCCGCCGACGCCAACCTTGCGCCGCTGGAGGTTGCCGGTGGCCAGGCTCCCCAGGCAAACGCCGTGACTTCTTCCACGGTCATCGATGTCAATGGCGAGAACGTTGGGGTCGTCGGTGCGACCACGCCGGCCCTTGGGACGATCTCGAGTCCGGGCGACGTCACGAGTTCGCCGGAATGGGTCAACACCACCCCGACCGACGCCGAACTCGACGCGCTGGCCGCGGGCATCCAGCTTGAGGTCGACGCGCTGCTGGCGGCCAATCCAGGGATGAACAAGGTCATCCTGCTGGCCCACATGCAGAAGCTCGACGTCGAGCTTGCGCTGGCGGAGCGGCTCACGGACGTCGATATCATCGTCGCCGGCGGCTCCAACACCCGCCTGTTTGACGACAATGACGCCATCCGTCCGGGCGACAGTGACCAAGGTCAGTATCCGCAGTTCGTGACTAACGCTGGCGGCACGACCACCGCCGTGGTGAACACCGACGGCAGCTACAAGTATGTCGGCAGGCTGGTAATCGACTTCGACGCCGACGGCCACATCATCGCCGACAGCTACGACGAGACGGTCTCCGGCGCCTACGCCACCGACGACACGGGCGTGGCGGCACTGGATGCCGAGGGGCTGATCGACCCCGAGATCCAGGCCATCGCCGACGCGATCCAGGCGCAGATCATCGCGACCGAAAGTAACGTGTTCGGCGTGTCCGACGTGTTCCTGAACGGCAACCGGACCGGGACCGACACGGCGGATGACCCCGACGGCGTGCGCAGCCAGGAGACCAATCTCGGCGACCTGACCGCGGATGCCAACCTCGCTGCGGCACAGTCGGTCGACCCGACGGTGGTGATCTCGATCAAGAACGGCGGCGGCATCCGCGCATCGATCGGCCAGACCGTCGTGCCGCCGGGCGGCGGCGACTATGCGCGCATTCCCAACGAGGAGATCGTCGATGGCGACGGCAATGTCGTGAAGCCCGCGGGCGGGATCAGCCAGAACGATATCCAAACCTCGCTGGCCTTCAACAATGGTTTGACCTTGTTGACCTTGACCAAGGCGGAATTGGTCGCGATTCTTGAACATGGGGTCGGTGACATCGGGGGCGGACGTTTCCCGCAGGTCTCTGGCGTTAAGTTCTCCTACGATCCCGATTTGGTTGTCGGTGATCGCATCGTTAGCGCCGGAATCTTCGATGAGAACGACAGCCTCATCGCTGAACTGGTGCGCGACGGTGAAATCGTCGGCGATGCGACCGAGACCTTTCGGATCGTTACCCTCAATTTCCTGGCGGGTGGCGGCGATGGTTATCCTTTCCCGACCGGGCCCGAAGCCAATCGGGTTGACCTGACCGACCTTGATGACAATGACGAGCCGGATAGGAATTTCACGGGTGACGCCACCTTCGTTGACAATGGAAGCGAGCAGGACGCCCTCGCCGAATACCTGCTCGATCGCTTCAACACCCCGGAGAGCGTGTTCGACCAGGAAGACACCGGACGTGATCTCGACGAACGCATCCAAAACCTGGATTTCCGCGACGATACGGTTCTGCCCGAGATCAAGGTCTTCATCAGCGAGTTCCACTACGACAACGACGGAACTGATGAAGGCGAATTCGTCGAAGTCACCGCCGACGCGGGGGCTGATCTCACGGGTTACAGCATCGTCCTCTACAACGGCAATGGCGGGGCTTCTTACGCCACCTATGCGCTTAGCGGCAGCGTAACCGACCAAGCCAGCGGTCAAGGCACAATGGTGGTTAGCACCTCCGGTTTGCAGAACGGCTCCCCCGATGGCATGGCCCTGGTGGACGCCGATGGCAACGTCGTTGAATTCCTCAGCTACGAAGGGATGTTCACTGCTAACGGTGGTCCCGCCGCCGGCATGACCAGCACGGATGTTGGGGTTTTAGAGCTTTCTGATACCCCCGTGGGACAATCCCTACAGCTCATCAATGGGGTGTGGACGGATCCCGCCGCCGCGAGTAAAGGCCAGGTGAACACCGCCACGGGCAGCGACTTTGACCTGCAAATCACCGAAATCTGGCCTGGTCAGGACGGGGCGGATGTCACCGCGGACTGGTTCGAGATCACGAATGTTGGCGCCGCGGCCTGGGTGTCCGCCGACGATCCCGATCTCTACTACGATGACGACTCCGCCGATCCCACCGTGGCCGATCCGATTCGGGGCATTAGTGCCATTGCCCCCGGCGAGTCCGCCATCGTGGTCATCGGCGACAGTGTCGATGTCGCGACCTTCATCGACGTTTGGGGCGATGTCATCTCCCTGGATGGCGTCGCGGTCGGCTATACCGATGGCGCTGGGCTGGGCAATGGCGGCGATGCCGTCACCCTGTTTGTCGGCGGCCCCACCGTTGAGACGATCGCGGATTCCGAAGCCTACGCCGACTCCGACGTCTTTGACGGTCAATCCTTCGATGTCACGGCCAATGCTTACAGCGTCGCGGGAGAAAACGGATCGGTCGCGACCCTGGAACTGGGCGGCGGCGATGGCGATGTTCCAGCGGTCGGTTCTCCCGGCAATGGCGCTCCCATCATCCCGGTGGAACTGACCCGGATCGGCAGTGTGCAGGGCAGCGGTACGGCAAGCCCGTTCGCTGGTCAGACCCTTACCGTCGAAGCCATCGTGGTGGGCGACTTCCAGAATGGCGATGTGGATGCCGGACGGAATTTGGGCGGGTTCTATCTGCAGGAAGAGGATCCGGATGCAGACGGCAACCCCCTCACTTCGGAAGGATTGTTTGTCTTTGAAGGGAATACCTTTCTGACCGATGTGAGCGTGGGCGACCGCGTTCAGGTGACGGGTATCGTCACGGAGTACTTCGGGGAGACCCAACTGCAAGCCAGCGGCGTCACCCTGATCGGCTCCGGCAATCCATTACCCACGGCCGCCGCAATTGATCTGCCCAGCGCTGCAGTCTCCACCGCTCAGGGCGGTGACTTCCAGCCGGATCTGGAGGCCTACGAGGGCATGTTGGTCAGTTTCTCCGAGACGCTGACCATCACGGAAATGTTCCAGCTCGACCGCTTCAACGAGATCAAACTGAGCGCCGAGGGTCGTCTGGAGCAGTTCACCCAAAGCAATGCCCCCGATGCGGCTGGATACCAGCAGCACCTGCAAGACATCGGTGCCCGCACCATCGTCTATGACGATGGCCTCAATGTTCAGAATGCGCTCATCGGCAATCTGGATGGATTTGGCCCCACCTTCGACACCGCCACCGACATTCGCATCGGCGACACCCTTGCAAACCTGACCGGGGTGCTGGATTACAAGTGGGCGGGCAATTCCGCTAGCGGGTCCACCTGGCGGGTACGCGCGACCCAGGATGATGAAAATACCTTCGACGAAGGCAACGCGCGTCCGGCCGATCATGAACCGGTCGGCGGTTCGCTGAAAGCGGTCAGTCTCAATGTCCTGAATTACTTCGCCACCATCAATGAAGGTGGAAACCAAACGGCCAATGCTCTAGCCCCGCGCGGTGCCAATTCCTCGGATGAATTCGCACGCCAAACCGAGAAGCTGGTGACCGCGATCCTCACCATGGACGCGGACATCTATGGACTGGTCGAACTGGAAAACGACTTTCTGGCCGGTTCCACTGGCAATGCCATCGACTACCTGGTTGGCGAATTGAACGCGATTGTCGGCGATGGGGTTTATGACTGGGTCGATCCAGGCACTCAATTCGTTGGCAGTGACGCCATCGCCGTCGGATTCATCTATAACACCGAAAGGGTGCAGCCGGTTGGTGCTGCCGCGATTCTGGACGATCCGTCTTTCCTCGATCCAATGGACAGCGGTATGCCGCGCAACCGTGCCTCCCTGGCCCAGACCTTCGAGGACACCGCAAGCGGCGAGACCTTCACCGCAGTCGTGAATCATCTGAAATCCAAAGGCGATTCCGGTCTCACCGGCGACCCGCAAACCAATCCGGACCTGGATCAAGGCGATGGACAAGGCTACTGGAACGCCACCCGCACCGAGGCGGCGGAGGCCTTGGCCGACTGGCTGGCCACCGATCCCACCGACAGCGGCGATCGCGATTTCCTCTTGCTTGGCGACTTCAATGCCTATGCCATGGAAGACCCCATCGTCGTCTTGCGGGACCGTGGATTTACCGATCTCGCCCAACATTTCGTCGGCCCCGACGCCTATTCCTACGTCTTCGACGGCCAGATCGGCACCCTCGATTACGCCTTTGCCAGCGAGACCCTGTTCTCGCAAGTGACCGACGCCACCGAGTGGCACATCAATGCCGACGAAGCCGATGCCCTGGACTACAACCTGGACTTCGGACGCGACTTTGACATCTTCGACGGGACATTGCCCTACCGCACCTCCGACCATGACCCGGTCATCGTGGGTCTGGACCTGAGCAGCCAGACTCCTGTCATCACGATCAGCGGCACCTCGGCACGCGATAAGTTGGTGGGCACTGACGCGGCCGAGTTGTTCGATGGCAACGGCGGCTCGGATGTCATCCTGACCGGCGGGGGCCATGACATCGTGGACCTGTCGAATTACTACCAAAATGGACTGCGCGAAGCCATTTTGCTGGCGGACTTCGATCCGACCCAGGACCAACTGGACGGGATCTCCTCCGGCAACATCACCCGCGCGCTATCGTTCGGCGATCGCACGCTGGCGTACCTCGACAATGGCGACATGCTGCAATTCATTGGAGTGAGCGATTTCGCCGACGTCGAGTTTACTTCTAACGGAGTTCCCGGCTAA